The following DNA comes from Candidatus Binataceae bacterium.
TGGTCTTCAAAAAGCTTATCTACGAGATGCGCTTTGACAGCGCCAGCGCCGCTTACGCCGCGTTTGGAACCTTCTATCTGGGGCTGCGTATTGCCCCGGGCGAATTGGCCCACGCACTCCTGGCCTGACCAGGCTGCATCCCAGGGAGCGAATTTTGGCCACCGCAATCGTCGTACAGCGCCACGGCGGGCCTGAAGTCCTGCAATACCACGAGTTGGAACTGCGCCCCCCGGCGGCGGGCGAGGTCGTCGTGCGCCATACCGTAATCGGGGTCAACTTCGCCGACATCTATCAGCGCACCGGTCAGTTCGGTGAAGAAGACTCTCCGCCCCTGCCTCTCATCCCGGGAATCCAAGGTGGCGGTGTGGTGATCGCGCTGGGCCCCGGCGTGAGCGGATTTAAAGAAGGCGACCGGGTGGCCTATCCGGGGCCGATCGGATCGTACGCAAGCGAGCGGGTAATCGCGGCCGATCGACTGGTCAAACCCCCGCCCGACCTCGACGACGAAACTGTGGCGGCAGCGATGGTGCGCGGCTTGACCGCCGAATACCTTTTGCGGCGGCTCTACCGCGTCCAGCCCGGCGACACCATCCTGGTCCACGCCGCGGCGGGCGGAGTCGGGATGATCCTTTGCCAATGGGGGAAATATCTGGGTGCCACGGTGATCGGCACCGTCAGCACGCTGGCCAAGGCCGAATTGATCCGCGGCCTGGGCTGCGACCATCCCATCGTCTATACCCAAGAAGACTTTGTCGAGCGGGTGATGGATCTGACCGGCGGTAAAGGGGTGGACGTGGTTTACGACAGCGTGGGGCGCGACACTTTCGCCGGTTCGCTGCGATGCCTGCGGCCGCGCGCAATGGCAATCAACTACGGCACTGCCTCAGGCCAAGTCGAGCCCTTGCCCCTGCAACGCCTGCACCGCAAAGCGCTAATCGTCACACGTCCCACGCTACCGGCCTGGATCGCCACGCGCGCGGAGCTCGACACCGCCGTGGAAGCGGTCTTCGACGCGCTGCGGCGCAAGATCTTCTCGGTTCCCATCACCGCGCGCTATCCCCTGGCCCAGGCTGCCGAGGCCCATCGTGCGCTGGAGAGCCGCGCCACCACTGGCGCGCTGGTCCTCCTTGCTCAATAGCGCCGACTGAGCCGCAACGAGAAGCCCAGTTCGCTCGGACTACTGGCTTGCGTTTATGGCCTTGGCCTGCGCTGAGCGGGCAGGGCACAAAGTCTGGCCGGCGCATTGGCAAATTCGATTGAAATGGGACCGGTGCGGGCCCAGCGGCTCGCACCGCGTCTCCAGCTATTTGCTGGCGACCAGGATTGCGGCTGGCGACTGGTCGTGTCGCCAAGGTGCCTCACAGTGTCGAAAGCCCGCCTGCTCCAGCCATTGCAGATGGGCGTCGATACCCCCTGGAGCCAAGCCCGCCAAGTCGTAATCCAGAAACAGTCCGCCGGGCTTGAGAACTCCATGAATCGCGCGATAGACCGCACTCATCGCGGCCGGCGCCCGCAGATTGTGAATGGCCAGCCCGGAGACGACTAGGTCGAAGGGACCACCCACCCGGGAACTCCAGGCGGGGTCAGTCAAGTCCGCCAGCACGTAGCGGATTTTAGCGGCATGAGCGGTAAGGCGGGCGCGTGCCTGCTCGAACATCGGCGCGGAGTAATCCTGCAGCGTCACCCGCGCGTGGGGAAAACGGCGGCAAACCTCCTCGGTGACCAAGCCATACCCGGCCCCAACGTCCAGCACTTCCAGGGCTGCATCGGTCGGGAAAGGAGCCAGCGCTAGCATTCGTGCCAGCAACGGCCGCCGCTCATCGTCGCGCGTGACGTCACGCGCGATCCATTCAGCTACATACTCGGCTGAGTGCCAGTCGTGCTCTCCCATCGGAGGATGACCTGCGGGCGATTCCATTTTTGCACCTCGGCGTTTTTTGACCTCAGCAAAAATCCAGGCCCCGACCCCACGGTAGGATAGTACGACAGACGTCCAGCCGACAAAAGCCGCACCCGTGGAGTTGGCCGATCGCGCTCACGCGCGTTGGGCGCCCTCAGGTTGCTCGCGGCTGTTCCCGGCTGCTAGGTTAAGCGGCTATCGCCGATGGAAAACTCAATACGCTTTTTTTGGGCATGTCGGCTGGGGTTGTTGCTCCTGGCCTTGGGATGGTTGGCGGGATGCGGTAGCGGAAGTAGCACCAGTGCGTTGGGCTCGGCGCTGGCGGTGAGCAACCAAAGCGCCAACAGCGTCACATTCTATGCGGCGGGCGCCAGTGGCAATGTCGCTCCTAGCGCCATTCTGGCCGGCAATTCTACTCAACTCAATGGACCTACCGGGCTGGCCTTCGACTCCAGCGGGCGGCTGTACGTGGCCAACCTGGGCGGCGCCAGCGCGGCCGCATCGATCACGGTCTACCCTCCCGCCAGTAATAACAACACCGCTCCGATGAGCGTGATCAGCGGCAACAACACTGGGCTGGATCAACCGATGGGTCTGGCGGTTGCCAACGGCACGATTTATGTCGTCAACGCCGGTAATAACAGCGTCGCGACCTTTCCGGTTGGTGCCAATGGCAATATCGCGCCCAGCACCCTGATCGCCGGCTCCTCCACCGGGCTTAACTTCCCCACCGGGATCGCGATCGACGCCAGCGGTAACCTCTACGTGGGCAATACCAACGGCGGCGCGGTGGATATTTTTCCAGCCAACAGCTCCGGCAACGTGGCTCCCGCCAGCGCGATCGCTGGCAGCAATACCGGTCTTAATGGCCCCGCCGGGCTGGCCCTGGCCGGCGGCAATCTGTACGTGACCAACCAGTTGGGTTTCACCCTTAACGTGTACCCGGTGGGCATCAACGGCAACTTGGCCCCCTCGCAAACCATTTATGGTACGGGCAGCGGCCTGAACCAGCCGGTGGGAGTGGCCGTGGGAGCCGGTTCCATATACGTGGTGAATTTAACGAGCATCACCAGCTATCCGGTCAGGGGCAACGGCGCGATCGCCCCCAGCGCGGTGCTAACGGGCGCTTCCACCGGCCTAGCCCATCCGGTGTTTGTAACAATCCTGCCCTGAGCTAAAGTCAAAGGCTCGAACCAGGCGATGCGATCTACAGGTCGCCGCACGCGGTTTTCGATGGACGGACGGACGCTGCGCGGAAAGCGCATTCGAGAACAGATCAAAGCTCAAATTATCGCCGCACATACAGATCTGATGCGCGAGGGCATTCCCTTGCCCACTACGGT
Coding sequences within:
- a CDS encoding NHL repeat-containing protein, which codes for MENSIRFFWACRLGLLLLALGWLAGCGSGSSTSALGSALAVSNQSANSVTFYAAGASGNVAPSAILAGNSTQLNGPTGLAFDSSGRLYVANLGGASAAASITVYPPASNNNTAPMSVISGNNTGLDQPMGLAVANGTIYVVNAGNNSVATFPVGANGNIAPSTLIAGSSTGLNFPTGIAIDASGNLYVGNTNGGAVDIFPANSSGNVAPASAIAGSNTGLNGPAGLALAGGNLYVTNQLGFTLNVYPVGINGNLAPSQTIYGTGSGLNQPVGVAVGAGSIYVVNLTSITSYPVRGNGAIAPSAVLTGASTGLAHPVFVTILP
- a CDS encoding class I SAM-dependent methyltransferase, whose protein sequence is MESPAGHPPMGEHDWHSAEYVAEWIARDVTRDDERRPLLARMLALAPFPTDAALEVLDVGAGYGLVTEEVCRRFPHARVTLQDYSAPMFEQARARLTAHAAKIRYVLADLTDPAWSSRVGGPFDLVVSGLAIHNLRAPAAMSAVYRAIHGVLKPGGLFLDYDLAGLAPGGIDAHLQWLEQAGFRHCEAPWRHDQSPAAILVASK
- a CDS encoding quinone oxidoreductase, with amino-acid sequence MATAIVVQRHGGPEVLQYHELELRPPAAGEVVVRHTVIGVNFADIYQRTGQFGEEDSPPLPLIPGIQGGGVVIALGPGVSGFKEGDRVAYPGPIGSYASERVIAADRLVKPPPDLDDETVAAAMVRGLTAEYLLRRLYRVQPGDTILVHAAAGGVGMILCQWGKYLGATVIGTVSTLAKAELIRGLGCDHPIVYTQEDFVERVMDLTGGKGVDVVYDSVGRDTFAGSLRCLRPRAMAINYGTASGQVEPLPLQRLHRKALIVTRPTLPAWIATRAELDTAVEAVFDALRRKIFSVPITARYPLAQAAEAHRALESRATTGALVLLAQ